GCGAATGCGGCAATGAACGAAGTTTCCGCACCCGAACTCAAACTTGCCCTGACCGCTCTTGCCGACACATACGTTCTGGTCTACCAAGACATTAAGACGAACGACGGCAAACACCCCGAACCGCTATATACGGGCGCAATGCAGGCGGGCGAACGGCGCGAATTTACGTCGGGCGTGCCGCTGATGGTGAAACTCACCGACGCCGAAAGAATCAAGATGGAGCGCAACGGCGCGACGCTCGATTTGAAGGGCGCAAAGGGTCTTAGACTGTTCAGGATAGTCTCCAAATAGAGGGGAAAATCATTTCCGCGCGCGGGCCGAAAATTTTGATTCGGCTCGTTTTGCGTACAAAAAGGCAATCTTAAATAGAAAATGCTATGCTAACACATGTTGTAATATTCCGCACGCGCGACGCGTCGAAAGCACCGCTCATACTCGAAGGGCTTGAAACGCTCAAACAAATCGACGGCGTAAAGTTCATGCACATCGGCGCGCCCGTTCCGAGCGCGCGCCCAGTTGTGGACGACTTTTTCGACTACGCGCTGGTTATGTCGTTCGAGGACGGCGCGGCGGGGCTTAAACGCTACGCCGAACACCCCATACACGTAAATTTCGTGGAAAACTATCTGAAACCCGCAGGCGGAAAACTGCTGGTCTACGATATCGGAAATGCTTAAACTTTCTCCGAAATACGCCGACGCTTGCGCGTTCATATTCGAATCGGCGAGGGAACTCGGCGGTCGGGCGTATTTTGTCGGCGGCTGCGTGCGCGACGCCCTTTTGGGGGCGACGCCCAAAGACTTCGACATAGAAGTCTACGGATTGCCGCCGCGGATTTTGGAGGAAATGCTCGCGCGGAAATTCCGCGTAGAGAAAGTCGGCAAGAGCTTCGGCGTCTGGATTCTGAAAGGCTACGACATCGACGTAAGCATTCCGCGCCGCGAGCGCAAAACGGGAGAGGGGCACAGGGCGTTCGACATCGAGTGCGACCCGAACCTGTCGGCGGAGGAGGCTTGCGCACGGCGCGACTTCACAATAAACGCCGTTTTGTACGACCCGCTCGACGGAAAAATAGTAGACCCCTACGGGGGTGAGTCCGACCTGCGGCGGGGGGTGCTTCGGCACACCTCCGACAGGTTTTCGGAAGACCCGCTGAGAGTGCTTAGGGCGATGCAGTTTTCGGCGCGGTTTTCGATGGAGGTCGCGCCCGAGACGGTCGAACTTTGCTCGAAAATCCCCTTCGAAAACCTGCCGATTGAGCGCGTTTTCGGGGAGTGGAAAAAACTGATTTTGAAGGGGCGCAAAATTTCGCGCGGGCTGAATTTTCTGCGCGACTGCGGCTGGCTGAAATATTTTCCCGAACTCGCCGCAACGAGCGGCTGCCCGCAGGACTCGCACTGGCACCCCGAGGGCGACGTCTACACGCACACGGGCTTTGCGCTCGACGCGTACGCTTCGGCTCGAACGGGCGACGAGCGGGAGGACTTGGTCGTGGGGCTTGCCGTGCTCTGCCACGACTTTGGCAAACCGCTTTGCACGACATTCGGCGACGACGGGAAAATCCACTCGCACGGGCACGACATTTTGGGCGTGAAGCCCACGCGCAAATTTCTGGCGCGGCTCACGCGGGAAAAATCGCTCGTTGAGGAGGTCGTGCCGCTCGTAGAACGGCACATGGCGATTCTCGACCTGTGGCGCGTTAAGGCGGGAGACTCCGCCATTCGCCGCCTTGCGCGGAAAGTGGGGCGGATAGACAGGCTCGTGCGCGTGGACTTCGCCGACCGCAACGGGCGCGGGGAGGGAGAATATAAAGACGACTCCCCGCAGGGCAAGTGGATTTCCGCCCGCGCGGCCGAGCTTGAAGTGCGCGACTCCGTCCCGAAGCCGATAGTCATGGGACGCCACTTGCAGGGGCTTGGCATGAAGCCTTCGCGCGAGTTCGGCAAAATACTCTCCGCCCTGTACGAGGCGCAGCTCGACGGCGAATTTTCGGATTTGGCGGGCGGCATGGAAAGGCTGCGAGGCATGCTCGAAAAAAAACTTTGAAAAAGGCGAAAACGCGTTAAGTTTGAACGGAAAATTACGATAAACGCCATTTGAATTTTTATGAAAAAGGAAAAAAACACTTCAACCGAAAATACGGAAACGAAAGAGCCAGCACAGACGACACCCGAATCCTGCGCCGCGGAGGACATGGCCGCGGAGGAGCAGTCGATGAACATGGCCGACATTGTGGGCGAGCTTGACAAGGCGCAGGCGGACGCCGCAAAAAACAGGGACTTGTACCTTCGCGCCGTAGCCGACTTGGACACATACCGCCGCAAAGTCCAGCGCGAAAAGCAGGAGCTTGCAAAATTCGCCCTCCAACCCCTCATCGAGGAGCTGCTGCCGTCAATCGACCACCTCGACATGGCAATCGATGCGGCGAAAAACTCGGACGATTCCAAAAACATACTCACGGGCGTCGAAATGGTCAGCGCGCAGATTAAAAAAGTCTTCGCGAACTTCGGCGTGGAGGAAATCGCGGCGGCGGGCAAGCCGTTCGACCCGAATACGTCGGAATGCGTCTCGCACGAGCCGTCGGCGGACGTTCCCGAAAACGGCGTAATAAAGGTTGTCCGCAAGGGCTACACGTTCAACGGCAGGCTGCTCCGCGCCGCGAGCGTCGTCGTTTCGAGCGGCAGGGAGTAATTTTTTATGGCGGAAGAAGATTATTACAAAGTTTTGGGCGTGGAAAAAACCGCGTCCGAGCAGGAAATTAAAAAGGCATACCGCAAGCTCGCGCTCAAATACCACCCCGACCACAATCCGGGCGACAAGGCGGCGGAGGAAAAATTCAAACAGGTTTCCGAAGCCTACGAAATTTTGTCGAACCCCGAAAAGCGCGCAAAGTACGACCAGTTCGGACACGCGGCGTTCGCGCAGGGCGGCGGGGCGGCGTACTCGCAGGCGGGCGGCTTCGGCGGCTTTCAGGACCCCTTCGACGTCTTCCGCGAAGTCTTCGGCGGCGGTGGCGGCGGCGGAGCTGCTTTCTACGACTTCTTCGGAGGCGGCGGGGCGTCGCATCAAGACTACGACGAACCCGAACGCGGTTCGGACATCCGCGCGGAAATCGAAATTTCGCTCGAAGAGGCGGCAAAGGGCGCAAGCCGCACAATCCGCTACAACCGCATGGTCGTGTGCCCCGACTGCGGAGGCAGCGGGTCGAAAAACGGCGCGAGCGGCAGAAAAGTCTGCCCCAAATGCAAAGGTTCGGGACAGGTCAGAATGGCGCAGGGGCCGATTCGCTTTTCGCAGCCGTGCCCCGAATGCGGCGGCACGGGAACGGTAATTGAAAATCCGTGCCCGAAATGCGGCGGGTCGGGGCGCGTGAAAGAGCGCAACGAAGTTAAAATCGACATTCCCGCAGGCGTGTACACGGGGTCGAGACTCCGCAAAACGGGCGCGGGCAACGCGGGCTACAACGGCGGCGGCTACGGCGACCTGTACGTCGTAATCTACGTCTCGCCGAACCCGCGCTTCGAGCGCGACGGCAACGACCTCTACACCGACATCAAAATCAAGTTCACCCTCGCCGCGCTCGGCGGGCAGGT
The Opitutia bacterium KCR 482 genome window above contains:
- a CDS encoding Dabb family protein; this translates as MLTHVVIFRTRDASKAPLILEGLETLKQIDGVKFMHIGAPVPSARPVVDDFFDYALVMSFEDGAAGLKRYAEHPIHVNFVENYLKPAGGKLLVYDIGNA
- a CDS encoding polynucleotide adenylyltransferase, producing the protein MLKLSPKYADACAFIFESARELGGRAYFVGGCVRDALLGATPKDFDIEVYGLPPRILEEMLARKFRVEKVGKSFGVWILKGYDIDVSIPRRERKTGEGHRAFDIECDPNLSAEEACARRDFTINAVLYDPLDGKIVDPYGGESDLRRGVLRHTSDRFSEDPLRVLRAMQFSARFSMEVAPETVELCSKIPFENLPIERVFGEWKKLILKGRKISRGLNFLRDCGWLKYFPELAATSGCPQDSHWHPEGDVYTHTGFALDAYASARTGDEREDLVVGLAVLCHDFGKPLCTTFGDDGKIHSHGHDILGVKPTRKFLARLTREKSLVEEVVPLVERHMAILDLWRVKAGDSAIRRLARKVGRIDRLVRVDFADRNGRGEGEYKDDSPQGKWISARAAELEVRDSVPKPIVMGRHLQGLGMKPSREFGKILSALYEAQLDGEFSDLAGGMERLRGMLEKKL
- the dnaJ gene encoding molecular chaperone DnaJ → MAEEDYYKVLGVEKTASEQEIKKAYRKLALKYHPDHNPGDKAAEEKFKQVSEAYEILSNPEKRAKYDQFGHAAFAQGGGAAYSQAGGFGGFQDPFDVFREVFGGGGGGGAAFYDFFGGGGASHQDYDEPERGSDIRAEIEISLEEAAKGASRTIRYNRMVVCPDCGGSGSKNGASGRKVCPKCKGSGQVRMAQGPIRFSQPCPECGGTGTVIENPCPKCGGSGRVKERNEVKIDIPAGVYTGSRLRKTGAGNAGYNGGGYGDLYVVIYVSPNPRFERDGNDLYTDIKIKFTLAALGGQVEIETLTGKAVLKIPAGTQPNAALRMKGLGMPDLRGGVRGDLYVRIHVEVPTKLTDAQRAKLEEFAKLCGDDNPKQSSEPFYKKFF
- a CDS encoding nucleotide exchange factor GrpE is translated as MKKEKNTSTENTETKEPAQTTPESCAAEDMAAEEQSMNMADIVGELDKAQADAAKNRDLYLRAVADLDTYRRKVQREKQELAKFALQPLIEELLPSIDHLDMAIDAAKNSDDSKNILTGVEMVSAQIKKVFANFGVEEIAAAGKPFDPNTSECVSHEPSADVPENGVIKVVRKGYTFNGRLLRAASVVVSSGRE